A window of Chryseobacterium sp. IHB B 17019 genomic DNA:
AAGGCTGCATCAAAGGAGCGGAAATTCTTCGGTCAAAATTTTCAGGAAAAACTATTGATGTTCTCACTGTAAATGTCTACGGATTCAGCCGTGGAGCTGCTGCAGCACGTCATTTTTTGCACGTTGCAACCAATCCGGCCAATATGGAGCCTCTTTTTCAGAATCAGGTGATGATTTATCCGCCGGAATATTATGAAAAATCAAAAACTGAAGAAAATGTACAGCAGGAATTTGTGATTGATAAAGCAGATTCTCCACTTTTAAGCTATGGATATTTCGGGGCCTGTCTGCTGAGGAATAATCTTGTCATCAATAAAATTAAGTTCAATTTTGTAGGATTATACGATACTGTTGCATCTTATGGAGCCAATCATAAAGGAACTTCACTTTTCGGATTGAGTATTATTGATGATGATTCAAAACAATTAGGCTTAAATGCTGTTAAAAACGGAGCTTTCGTCCTACAGATTGCCTCATCGGATGAATACAGGGACAATTTCAGCCTTACCAATATTGAAAGTGCGGGGATTAAAGGCTTACAATTAACCTTACCCGGAGTACATTCCGATATCGGAGGCGGATATGTGAATAATGCTGAAGAAAAAGTTTTGTTATACAGAAATGAAAGCAGCAGGACAGAATGCGACAGGTTCAGGGAGATTTTAATCGAAGAAGGATGGTTTTATCCTGAAGAAATCCGGGTGGAAATGGAAAGTCCGCACATTCATGATGTAGATCCTCAGTACAAGCTTTGGGGGACAAGAAAGGTATCAAATGAGTACAACAAAGTTTCGTTATACCACATGTTTGAATATTCTAAACAGTTTGATGTAAAATACGACGGAAATCTCGAAAGTGATCATAAAATTAAAGATGCTTTCATACAAAACGTCGGGAGTCAGCTGATCAATTATATCGCAAAATGCAACAATTGCAGGAATGAATATGTGAAAAATCATAATGAAGGCAAAAAACCTTCTCCGGCACAATATATCAAAGAATCCAAAGAGTTTTCTTACCTTGATTCCGGAATAAGTGACGAAGATCTCAAAAAACTCAGACATACTTATCTCCACTGGTCTGCAAATATGGCGACCTTCGGGATGGGGCCGAGAGTATCAGGAGCCAGACCTGCATCTGAACGCAAAAGGTATATATTAAATGGATAAACTAAAAATTTTTATTTTCTTACTGGGAATGCTCCAGCTTACTAACTGTCAGGATATGAAGAAAAATGACATGCCTTTACCTACTTATAATGTACAGATTTCGCACCCTGGTAATCAATATCTGGTGACCCCGGTTGAAGATCAGATTATTACCCTGGAAAATGTACCCTCCCATTTGCCTTACGGAAGTTCATCGGGAACCTGGGGAGATTCGGGAAAAGGTTTTACAGAACAGAGTGGGACGCCGGTTGGTGCAGATATTGTCTATTTTTCAAGGTATGAAGATACTTTTTATCACCTGAAGGCAGAATTTCCAAAGGATAAAATCAAGGATCTCGTTCAAAGAGCCTATGCAACCAATGAATCCAAATCTTCTGATGAACCTTTGAAAGAATTCATCAACAGAAAAGATCAGCCGGATTATGATGAAAAATACAATAAGCTGGGAATGGCTTATGACAAATTTACAGACCTTATTTTTGGTTTTGCACCAAAGGGAATGGTCGTTGTCTGGCTGC
This region includes:
- a CDS encoding T6SS phospholipase effector Tle1-like catalytic domain-containing protein, which codes for MSIEYFVEGKAITQTGGDYKTFAKEGINHNSTATVEQKGLETGVSYNAAQKIHPNDKPVNTIDVSLNLFFDGTLNNKTNTQAGPQHSSSNGNDSYANDFSNVAKGYDAIDSNAQNQVSYYVEGIGTVDLKSDNDTLGLPVRGAGLGTSERGIKAKVVKGCIKGAEILRSKFSGKTIDVLTVNVYGFSRGAAAARHFLHVATNPANMEPLFQNQVMIYPPEYYEKSKTEENVQQEFVIDKADSPLLSYGYFGACLLRNNLVINKIKFNFVGLYDTVASYGANHKGTSLFGLSIIDDDSKQLGLNAVKNGAFVLQIASSDEYRDNFSLTNIESAGIKGLQLTLPGVHSDIGGGYVNNAEEKVLLYRNESSRTECDRFREILIEEGWFYPEEIRVEMESPHIHDVDPQYKLWGTRKVSNEYNKVSLYHMFEYSKQFDVKYDGNLESDHKIKDAFIQNVGSQLINYIAKCNNCRNEYVKNHNEGKKPSPAQYIKESKEFSYLDSGISDEDLKKLRHTYLHWSANMATFGMGPRVSGARPASERKRYILNG